From one Tsukamurella tyrosinosolvens genomic stretch:
- a CDS encoding PaaI family thioesterase: protein MSAPSRLPAHSPSCMGCGPENASGLQLEVYRDEDRVFADHSFTEKHSGGPGLAHGGAISAACDDIMGFTLWIAGTPAVTRTLTVKYRRPVPLHVPVRLTAWIDEDADHTLHIGASGTVEGETYFSATSEFVKVDLTHFARYADTSTVDSFFVNFLRAD from the coding sequence ATGTCAGCACCCAGCAGACTGCCCGCGCACTCCCCATCGTGCATGGGCTGCGGGCCGGAAAATGCCAGCGGCCTGCAGCTCGAGGTCTACCGCGACGAGGACCGAGTCTTTGCAGATCACTCCTTCACCGAAAAGCATTCCGGTGGACCAGGTCTGGCGCATGGAGGGGCCATCTCGGCCGCGTGCGACGACATCATGGGATTTACGCTGTGGATCGCCGGCACCCCGGCCGTCACGCGCACGTTGACGGTCAAGTACCGCCGACCGGTACCCCTCCACGTACCAGTACGCCTCACGGCGTGGATCGACGAGGACGCCGATCACACCCTGCACATCGGGGCGAGCGGGACCGTGGAGGGCGAGACCTACTTTTCCGCCACTAGCGAGTTCGTGAAAGTCGATCTCACGCACTTCGCGCGCTACGCCGACACCTCCACGGTAGACAGCTTTTTCGTCAATTTCCTCCGCGCGGACTGA
- a CDS encoding ImmA/IrrE family metallo-endopeptidase, translated as MTALFSQAEANPVMVALTRLAHGWSKKRLAEEAGISGSHVTRVEAGALPLAGKALDDYARALQCPVEALCVAFERSPAQGTHFRANATTAEWKRDRVWARANLVAMRLGRVVAHTDLDPELALPDLDPGDYAADLGEITVAQVLRRLWRIAGPIRSMTELLEAAGVFVVVEDFHDREIDAVTLRATAHHPHLVYVNAALPPDRMRMTLAHELGHLVMDAMTLVSPTETERRANVFAAEFLAPVDDIGPALDRVSTRTVHELDELRLDWGVSESSLVVRARERGVLSDRQYRAMFRLLNETGRMYGTRPGVPTETPELARDVLAQLATDGYSTTELDALTLLTAENRTSLFGAPEGATAGSRHLTVV; from the coding sequence GTGACGGCACTCTTCTCGCAGGCCGAGGCGAACCCGGTGATGGTTGCGCTGACACGACTGGCGCACGGCTGGTCGAAGAAGCGGCTCGCTGAGGAGGCCGGGATCTCCGGATCGCACGTCACCCGGGTCGAGGCTGGCGCTCTGCCGCTGGCAGGTAAGGCGCTCGACGATTACGCCCGGGCGTTGCAATGCCCGGTCGAGGCGCTGTGCGTCGCGTTCGAGCGCTCACCTGCGCAGGGCACGCACTTCCGCGCCAACGCCACCACAGCGGAGTGGAAACGTGACCGCGTCTGGGCGCGCGCCAACCTGGTCGCGATGCGGCTAGGCCGGGTCGTCGCCCACACCGATCTCGATCCGGAACTGGCGCTGCCCGATCTCGACCCCGGGGACTACGCCGCCGATCTCGGCGAAATCACGGTCGCGCAAGTCCTGCGCCGGCTCTGGCGCATCGCCGGCCCCATCCGGTCGATGACCGAACTGCTGGAAGCGGCCGGGGTCTTCGTCGTCGTCGAGGACTTCCACGACCGCGAGATCGACGCGGTCACCCTACGCGCCACCGCGCATCACCCGCACCTGGTGTACGTCAACGCCGCACTACCGCCGGACCGGATGCGCATGACCCTCGCGCACGAACTCGGGCACCTGGTGATGGATGCGATGACCCTGGTCAGCCCCACCGAAACCGAGCGACGGGCAAATGTCTTCGCCGCCGAGTTCCTCGCCCCGGTCGACGACATCGGCCCGGCGCTGGACCGGGTCTCGACCCGGACCGTGCACGAGCTCGACGAGCTGCGCCTGGACTGGGGCGTGAGCGAGTCCTCGCTCGTTGTCCGAGCACGCGAGCGCGGCGTGCTCTCCGACCGGCAGTACCGGGCGATGTTCCGACTACTCAACGAAACCGGCCGGATGTACGGCACCCGGCCCGGTGTCCCGACCGAGACACCCGAGCTCGCCCGCGATGTTCTCGCCCAGCTCGCCACCGACGGATACAGCACCACCGAGCTCGACGCCCTGACACTGCTCACCGCCGAGAACCGCACCAGCCTGTTCGGCGCACCCGAGGGTGCCACCGCCGGCAGCCGTCACCTGACCGTCGTCTAA
- a CDS encoding CbtA family protein: protein MEKHVIARGALAGAIGGLLAFVFGRIMVEPIIGRAIDFEEARNAAERAAHPGMVMDEPELFTRAVQQNVGLGAGLILFGIAMGALFGVAYCVAAPKLAQWTPRAVALAVAGSLFAGVYALPYLKYPPNPPVVGDPETIRERTGAYLLMVAICLALVAAAWVIGLAAVPRLGAYGAALAGGAVVLVGLVVACLVLPATVATPEGFDPDDLYWFRTYSFHAQAVLWGAIGLVGAELLQRLTVRSGSGLEPATA from the coding sequence ATGGAGAAGCACGTCATCGCCCGCGGCGCACTCGCCGGGGCGATCGGAGGACTGCTCGCGTTCGTCTTCGGGCGGATCATGGTGGAGCCGATCATCGGCCGGGCCATCGACTTCGAGGAGGCCCGCAATGCCGCGGAGCGCGCCGCCCACCCCGGCATGGTGATGGACGAGCCGGAGCTGTTCACCCGCGCCGTCCAGCAGAACGTCGGGCTGGGCGCCGGCCTCATCCTGTTCGGCATCGCGATGGGCGCCCTGTTCGGGGTGGCCTACTGCGTCGCGGCGCCGAAGCTGGCGCAGTGGACGCCGCGGGCCGTCGCGCTGGCCGTGGCCGGTTCGCTCTTCGCCGGCGTCTACGCGCTGCCGTACCTGAAGTACCCGCCGAACCCGCCCGTCGTGGGCGACCCGGAGACGATCCGCGAACGCACCGGCGCGTACCTGCTCATGGTCGCGATCTGCCTCGCGCTGGTGGCGGCCGCCTGGGTGATCGGGCTCGCGGCGGTGCCGCGGCTCGGGGCGTACGGCGCGGCCCTGGCCGGCGGGGCGGTGGTGCTCGTCGGTCTCGTCGTGGCCTGCCTGGTGCTGCCGGCGACGGTCGCGACACCGGAGGGCTTCGATCCCGACGACCTGTACTGGTTCCGGACCTACTCGTTCCACGCGCAGGCGGTCCTGTGGGGCGCGATCGGGCTGGTCGGCGCGGAGCTGCTGCAGCGCTTGACGGTCCGCAGCGGCTCCGGGCTGGAGCCCGCCACCGCCTGA
- a CDS encoding CNNM domain-containing protein, producing the protein MSSPWTVVAITALLIAASAFFVAVEFSLIAARRHRLEDEAAHSASARAALRSSSELSLLLAGSQLGITVCTLALGAITKPAVDGWLTPLLAATGMPGWIADVGGFALALLIVTFLHLVVGEMAPKSWAIAHPERSAILLALPMRAFMTVFRPLLIVLNEAANACLRRVGVTPVNEVETGQDPAALRHLVEHSATVGALDEQQSGHLTSALELEALTVGEIARWDVAPSTVPGTAAPDVIRAVADRTGHLRLLVDDGAAVAGVVHVRDSLAAAPGAIARALMRPVLVLDAAEPAYAALGTMRESRTHLAVVERDGVLAVVTLSDLLGRLMPV; encoded by the coding sequence ATGAGTAGCCCCTGGACGGTCGTGGCGATCACCGCTTTGCTGATCGCGGCCAGCGCCTTCTTCGTGGCCGTGGAGTTCTCCCTCATCGCCGCCCGCCGGCACCGGCTCGAGGACGAGGCCGCGCACAGCGCTTCCGCCCGCGCCGCGCTGCGCAGCTCGTCGGAGCTGTCGCTGCTGCTCGCGGGCTCGCAGCTGGGCATCACCGTGTGCACGCTCGCGCTCGGCGCGATCACCAAGCCCGCCGTCGACGGGTGGCTCACGCCGCTGCTCGCGGCGACGGGCATGCCCGGGTGGATCGCCGACGTCGGCGGCTTCGCACTCGCCCTGCTGATCGTGACCTTCCTGCACCTGGTGGTGGGGGAGATGGCGCCCAAGTCGTGGGCCATCGCCCACCCCGAGCGCTCGGCGATCCTGTTGGCGCTGCCGATGCGCGCCTTCATGACGGTCTTCCGGCCGCTGCTCATCGTGCTCAACGAGGCCGCGAACGCGTGCCTGCGACGCGTGGGGGTGACCCCGGTCAACGAGGTCGAGACCGGGCAGGACCCGGCCGCGCTGCGGCACCTCGTCGAGCATTCGGCCACCGTCGGGGCGCTCGACGAGCAGCAGTCCGGCCACCTGACCAGTGCCCTCGAGCTCGAGGCGCTCACCGTCGGCGAGATCGCCCGATGGGACGTCGCGCCGTCGACGGTGCCCGGCACAGCGGCACCCGACGTGATCCGGGCCGTCGCGGACCGGACGGGGCACCTGCGGCTGCTCGTCGACGACGGTGCCGCCGTCGCCGGCGTGGTGCACGTGCGGGACAGCCTCGCGGCCGCACCCGGCGCGATCGCCCGGGCGTTGATGCGCCCGGTGCTCGTCCTCGACGCCGCCGAGCCGGCCTACGCCGCGCTCGGGACCATGCGGGAGTCGCGCACGCACCTCGCCGTCGTCGAGCGCGACGGGGTGCTCGCGGTGGTCACCCTCTCCGACCTGCTCGGCAGGCTCATGCCGGTCTGA
- a CDS encoding peptidylprolyl isomerase has product MTNSNATAHVTLHTSEGDIRIALFGNHAPVTVANFLGLAQGTKEYTTTNASGGDSGPFYDGSIFHRVIDGFMIQGGDPTGTGTGGPGYDFVDEFHPELRFDHPYILAMANIGRPATNGSQFFITVGKTPHLNNRHTIFGEVEDEASRKVVDAIGGTQTDRADRPVKEVTINSITVEE; this is encoded by the coding sequence GTGACCAACTCCAACGCTACCGCCCACGTGACCCTGCACACCTCCGAAGGCGACATCCGTATCGCGCTGTTCGGCAATCACGCTCCCGTGACCGTGGCGAACTTCCTCGGACTCGCCCAGGGCACCAAGGAATACACGACCACGAACGCCTCGGGCGGCGACTCGGGCCCGTTCTACGACGGCTCGATCTTCCACCGCGTCATCGACGGCTTCATGATCCAGGGCGGCGACCCGACCGGCACCGGCACCGGCGGCCCGGGCTACGACTTCGTCGACGAGTTCCACCCGGAGCTGCGCTTCGACCACCCGTACATCCTGGCCATGGCGAACATCGGTCGTCCGGCGACGAACGGCTCGCAGTTCTTCATCACCGTCGGCAAGACGCCGCACCTGAACAACCGCCACACGATCTTCGGTGAGGTCGAGGACGAGGCCAGCCGCAAGGTGGTCGACGCCATCGGCGGCACGCAGACCGACCGTGCGGACCGCCCGGTCAAGGAGGTCACCATCAACTCCATCACCGTCGAGGAGTAG
- a CDS encoding tyrosine-type recombinase/integrase, whose amino-acid sequence MARGNGERARSGPRGVPALQVPDGPWCASTWPVVDIAGDRRRAATDPCAVSDCDGERYWLGGPGGRAAATSGLCYAHYFQWFRAGQPADFDAWATTSALPVGVPRGRPATTQVVDFRRIPAAAADEVRFVAATKIGRGDWTPNAGLRRALIVLIEVAHGRITSSLTERPVDDWLLLCRQHWPYTNFDSLCAPYIRRFFRLLHGATDPDPWAADHWRWRDGFEFVLDATQAGATRTAVDWATIPVPWLKEAVKSLARQQLSTSRMSWGTLTQWLRATRQLAQFLTLDGTVPEPSAVTRTAFLDYLEWTRRPDTKASPQLANTAAYLLETLRDCGLVDDLGSAIFLRRGENVHRKTRRPRPFPPDVIERIDTLIVDNPATDPTLRAMIATTRWAGCRISELVALPIDCLQHSEQGHWIEYWMTKTSAWRRLPVPESLAEIIRDQQTRVRDTYGPDAEHLFPGARSSAIAGRTQPWSTSGLRHRLAALFREHGITTSVATGEKISGGDVHRFRHTIGMHLLNNGWTQPEVRDFLGHHSDTMTATYARITDDTLARKAREFWDTNPDKGVDATVERLRARFTTALPNGFCTLPATQRCEFRPNPCIDCSFHDPGGRTFLGAHITHRDQLRQLAAQAQDNGDRQAADLNKTMLDKVTRLIDEIDSDTQESR is encoded by the coding sequence ATGGCGCGCGGTAACGGCGAGCGCGCCCGGTCCGGGCCCCGCGGCGTCCCCGCTCTGCAGGTGCCGGACGGGCCTTGGTGCGCATCGACGTGGCCGGTCGTCGACATCGCCGGCGACCGCCGCCGCGCCGCCACCGACCCGTGCGCCGTCTCCGACTGCGACGGCGAGCGGTACTGGCTCGGCGGCCCCGGTGGACGCGCAGCCGCCACCTCGGGGCTGTGCTATGCCCACTACTTCCAGTGGTTCCGCGCTGGACAGCCCGCCGACTTTGACGCCTGGGCCACCACCAGCGCTCTGCCCGTCGGCGTGCCCCGTGGACGGCCCGCCACCACGCAGGTCGTCGACTTCCGCCGCATCCCAGCGGCGGCCGCCGACGAAGTCCGGTTCGTCGCCGCAACCAAGATCGGCCGCGGCGACTGGACCCCCAACGCCGGCCTGCGCCGCGCCCTGATCGTCCTCATCGAGGTCGCGCACGGGCGTATCACCAGCTCCCTGACCGAACGCCCCGTCGACGACTGGCTGCTGCTGTGCAGGCAGCACTGGCCTTACACCAACTTCGACTCCCTCTGCGCTCCCTACATCCGGAGGTTCTTCCGACTCCTTCACGGGGCCACCGACCCCGACCCATGGGCCGCGGATCACTGGCGGTGGCGCGACGGATTCGAGTTCGTCCTCGACGCCACCCAAGCCGGGGCGACACGAACCGCTGTCGACTGGGCCACCATCCCGGTGCCCTGGCTCAAAGAGGCCGTCAAAAGCCTGGCCCGCCAACAGTTGTCTACCTCCCGCATGTCCTGGGGAACGCTCACCCAGTGGCTGCGCGCCACCCGCCAGCTCGCCCAGTTCCTCACGCTCGACGGAACCGTTCCCGAACCGTCTGCGGTCACTCGGACGGCGTTCCTGGACTACCTCGAATGGACGCGCCGCCCCGACACCAAGGCAAGCCCCCAGCTCGCGAACACCGCGGCCTACCTGCTCGAAACACTGCGCGACTGCGGACTCGTCGACGACCTGGGATCAGCGATCTTCCTGCGCCGCGGCGAGAACGTCCACCGCAAGACCCGCCGACCGAGGCCCTTTCCACCCGATGTCATCGAACGCATCGACACCCTGATCGTCGACAACCCGGCCACCGACCCCACCCTCCGGGCGATGATCGCCACCACACGATGGGCGGGGTGCCGCATATCCGAACTCGTCGCCCTCCCGATCGACTGCCTCCAACACAGTGAGCAGGGCCACTGGATCGAATACTGGATGACCAAAACCAGCGCCTGGCGGCGGCTTCCAGTCCCCGAAAGCCTCGCCGAGATCATCCGCGACCAGCAGACCCGCGTCCGCGACACCTACGGCCCCGACGCCGAGCACCTCTTCCCTGGCGCCCGGTCCAGCGCCATCGCCGGCCGCACCCAGCCCTGGTCCACCAGCGGGCTACGACACCGCCTCGCCGCACTGTTCCGCGAGCACGGCATCACCACGTCCGTCGCCACCGGCGAGAAGATCTCCGGAGGCGACGTCCACCGCTTCCGCCACACCATCGGAATGCACCTGCTCAACAACGGATGGACCCAACCGGAAGTGCGCGACTTCCTCGGCCACCACAGCGACACCATGACCGCGACCTACGCTCGCATTACCGACGACACCCTCGCCCGCAAAGCCCGCGAATTCTGGGACACCAACCCCGACAAGGGCGTCGACGCCACCGTCGAGCGCCTGCGCGCCCGCTTCACCACCGCACTGCCCAACGGGTTCTGCACGCTCCCCGCGACGCAGCGCTGCGAGTTCCGCCCGAACCCCTGCATCGACTGCTCCTTCCACGACCCCGGCGGCCGCACCTTCCTCGGCGCACACATCACCCACCGCGACCAGCTCAGACAGCTCGCCGCCCAAGCACAAGACAACGGCGACCGCCAGGCAGCGGACCTGAACAAGACCATGCTCGACAAGGTCACCAGGCTCATCGACGAAATCGACTCAGACACGCAGGAATCCAGGTGA
- a CDS encoding PH domain-containing protein has product MDNWSAPRGVGVVLLVAGVLLGAAAIGFQAIKDPVGMVLVGIGVLALIYLGAQVLVLRPRLSADAAGVVYRGAFGRKVFPWDGLEIKRTTTRHWGRESVLLELTRGDDLLFLGRWELGEAPTLVAQQLEALRPA; this is encoded by the coding sequence GTGGATAACTGGAGCGCCCCGCGCGGCGTGGGCGTCGTCCTACTCGTCGCGGGAGTCCTCCTCGGCGCCGCGGCCATCGGCTTCCAGGCGATCAAGGACCCCGTCGGCATGGTGCTCGTCGGGATCGGCGTGCTCGCCCTGATCTACCTCGGGGCGCAGGTGCTGGTGCTGCGCCCGCGCCTGTCCGCCGACGCTGCGGGCGTCGTCTACCGCGGCGCCTTCGGCCGAAAGGTCTTCCCGTGGGACGGCCTGGAGATCAAGCGCACGACCACGCGGCACTGGGGCCGCGAGTCGGTGCTGCTCGAGCTCACCCGCGGCGACGATCTGCTGTTCCTCGGCCGCTGGGAGCTCGGCGAGGCGCCGACGCTCGTGGCCCAGCAGCTCGAGGCCCTGCGACCCGCCTAG
- a CDS encoding DUF6262 family protein, producing MSNGDRDHRTARLTAAAAARTTSATARARRAITRLHNTGQPVTFVAVARAADVSTSFLYKQTQLRQDIDAKRGTATAGIERSRAASAESLRTKLATAIDRNRELTEQLEQLHTENEALRSRLLELGTRPPAKQEARRGEHADNPSATGPQQPR from the coding sequence GTGAGCAATGGCGACCGCGATCACCGCACTGCACGCCTCACCGCGGCCGCCGCCGCCCGCACAACCAGCGCGACCGCCCGCGCACGTCGAGCCATCACCCGGCTGCACAACACCGGACAACCCGTCACCTTCGTCGCTGTCGCCAGAGCCGCCGACGTCTCAACCAGCTTCCTCTACAAGCAAACCCAGCTCCGGCAGGATATCGACGCGAAGCGCGGCACCGCCACCGCCGGAATAGAACGCTCCAGGGCAGCCAGTGCCGAATCCCTCCGCACCAAGCTCGCAACCGCGATCGACCGCAACCGCGAACTGACCGAACAGCTCGAGCAACTACACACCGAGAACGAGGCGCTCCGAAGCCGACTCCTCGAACTGGGAACCCGGCCGCCGGCCAAACAAGAAGCCCGTCGAGGAGAACATGCAGATAATCCGTCCGCCACAGGGCCACAACAGCCACGATGA
- a CDS encoding hemolysin family protein, with the protein MITLLTILAGVVVVLVITAFTGYFVAQEFAYMAVDRSRLTARAAAGDEASARALQVTRRTSFMLSGAQLGITVTGLLVGYVAEPLIGQGVGTLLGGVGVPTAVGIGIGAVLAVGLSTVAQMVFGELFPKNLAIARPEPVARRLALSTTLYLRAFGWLIRFFDQASNLLLRAVRIEPVHDVEHSATPRDLEHIVAASRDAGELPQELSTLLDRILDFPGHTAEHAMIPRSRVDVVAADEAAAAVLDRMAEGHTRYPVIGATADDLICVITLHDLLGDPSGTARSRCRPAVIVPGSMPLPAVVARLQDAGQEMALVIDEYGGFDGVVTVEDIAEELVGEIDDEHDGTDPAPAVPEGDGWLVRGDVHLDEVERLLDVDLDPGDAETLGGAVTARLGTLPRPGDVADLPLTPDPAAAPGSARRALRAEVRTVERRVPAAVHLSLQTTDGTEADDE; encoded by the coding sequence GTGATCACCCTCCTCACGATCCTGGCCGGCGTCGTCGTCGTGCTCGTGATCACCGCCTTCACGGGCTACTTCGTGGCCCAGGAGTTCGCGTACATGGCCGTGGACCGGTCGCGGCTCACGGCGCGCGCCGCAGCGGGCGACGAGGCCTCCGCCCGAGCGCTGCAGGTCACCCGCCGCACCTCCTTCATGCTCTCCGGCGCCCAGCTCGGCATCACCGTCACCGGCCTGCTCGTCGGCTACGTCGCCGAGCCCCTGATCGGGCAGGGCGTCGGCACCCTCCTCGGCGGCGTGGGCGTTCCCACCGCCGTCGGCATCGGCATCGGTGCGGTCCTCGCGGTCGGCCTCTCGACGGTCGCGCAGATGGTCTTCGGCGAGCTGTTCCCGAAGAACCTCGCCATCGCCCGGCCCGAGCCCGTCGCGCGCCGGCTCGCCCTGTCCACCACGCTGTACCTGCGCGCCTTCGGCTGGCTCATCCGCTTCTTCGACCAGGCCTCGAACCTGCTGCTGCGCGCCGTGCGGATCGAGCCCGTGCACGACGTGGAGCACTCCGCGACCCCCCGGGACCTCGAGCACATCGTCGCCGCCTCGCGCGACGCCGGCGAGCTGCCGCAGGAGCTGTCGACGCTGCTCGACCGGATCCTCGACTTCCCCGGCCACACCGCCGAGCACGCGATGATCCCGCGCTCGCGGGTCGACGTGGTTGCCGCCGACGAGGCCGCGGCCGCCGTGCTCGACCGGATGGCCGAGGGCCACACGCGGTACCCGGTGATCGGTGCGACCGCGGACGACCTGATCTGCGTCATCACGCTCCACGACCTGCTCGGCGACCCCTCGGGGACCGCCCGCTCCCGCTGCCGGCCCGCCGTGATCGTGCCCGGGTCCATGCCGCTGCCCGCCGTCGTCGCGCGGTTGCAGGACGCGGGCCAGGAGATGGCCCTCGTCATCGACGAGTACGGCGGCTTCGACGGCGTGGTCACCGTCGAGGACATCGCCGAGGAGCTCGTCGGCGAGATCGACGACGAGCACGACGGCACCGACCCGGCACCCGCCGTACCCGAGGGCGACGGCTGGCTGGTGCGCGGCGACGTGCACCTCGACGAGGTCGAGCGGCTGCTCGACGTGGACCTCGATCCCGGCGACGCGGAGACCCTCGGCGGCGCCGTCACCGCGCGGCTAGGCACGCTGCCCCGCCCCGGCGACGTCGCGGACCTGCCGCTGACCCCGGACCCCGCGGCTGCGCCCGGGTCCGCCCGGCGTGCGCTCCGGGCCGAGGTCCGCACCGTCGAACGACGGGTACCGGCGGCCGTGCACCTGAGCCTGCAAACCACTGACGGGACGGAGGCCGACGATGAGTAG
- a CDS encoding TetR/AcrR family transcriptional regulator, whose product MRVAVSIDGLDDVDPRRVRSRNRLLDATAVLLRRGGVEAVTVEAVTSLSRVARTTLYRHFGSTTDLVAAAFERLLPQADRHELSGSVREDLIRLMDRQADVIEQAPLQVTTVAWLAMVPERAGEQSNALAPLRARVVDHYREPFDRLLTSASAVDELDDFDLTLAITQLVGPLIFAKITGIRAVDADDRRRIVDDFLTAHRRMP is encoded by the coding sequence ATGCGGGTAGCGGTGAGCATCGATGGCCTCGACGACGTCGATCCGCGGCGGGTTCGTTCCAGGAACCGTCTACTCGACGCCACGGCGGTGTTGCTGCGCAGAGGGGGAGTGGAGGCTGTCACCGTCGAGGCGGTCACCAGCTTGTCCAGGGTTGCCCGCACAACCCTCTACCGGCACTTTGGCAGTACCACCGACCTGGTCGCCGCTGCCTTCGAGCGTTTGCTGCCCCAGGCCGATCGCCACGAACTCTCGGGGTCGGTGCGCGAGGACTTGATCCGGTTGATGGATCGTCAGGCGGACGTCATCGAACAGGCGCCGCTGCAGGTCACCACGGTCGCGTGGTTGGCGATGGTGCCCGAACGGGCCGGCGAGCAGAGCAACGCCCTGGCCCCACTGCGTGCGCGGGTGGTCGATCACTACCGCGAACCGTTCGACCGATTGCTCACCAGTGCCAGTGCCGTCGACGAGCTCGACGATTTCGACCTGACCCTGGCCATCACCCAGCTCGTCGGACCGCTGATCTTCGCCAAAATCACCGGCATCCGGGCCGTCGACGCCGATGACCGCCGCCGCATCGTCGACGACTTCCTGACGGCGCATCGCCGCATGCCCTGA
- a CDS encoding tyrosine-type recombinase/integrase has protein sequence MLEIEQFLHWQRAIGRSQNTVRSYARHLSQFYRWLAARGIVWDELDFRQLCDFVAVLTAGLPPLPSRCGGRAPGTVKAVSAAVREFYEFHRVEGRGPQDLVLTRNPSKLPRRAHSFLAHLEHRRPREVSRLARPDRQSAETVQVIDFETDFAKLLAAASTTRDRLLLSAQYDLGLRVGQALGLRHGDLNPMRRQVMIRRRDDNANGALSKQKTQFIVEAPRRFFDLYAAYLLGEIAHVDSDYVFVNLSRPPVGGPMTYSNAYQLIERIGAAAGIDDLNPHMLRHTHATALAKAGWTAAEIAARLGQSHSASADVYIHLASDDLAEKLRTTEHLVWREPQQYRLKGDGDGAR, from the coding sequence GTGCTCGAGATCGAGCAGTTCCTGCATTGGCAGCGGGCGATCGGACGTTCTCAGAACACCGTCCGCTCGTACGCGCGGCACCTGAGTCAGTTCTATCGTTGGCTGGCTGCGCGGGGAATCGTTTGGGATGAGCTGGATTTCCGGCAGCTTTGTGACTTCGTCGCCGTTCTCACCGCTGGACTGCCGCCGCTGCCGTCGCGGTGCGGGGGCCGTGCACCCGGCACGGTGAAAGCGGTCAGCGCCGCGGTGCGGGAGTTTTACGAGTTCCACCGCGTCGAGGGCCGGGGACCGCAGGATCTGGTACTGACCCGCAACCCGTCGAAGCTGCCGCGGCGCGCGCACAGCTTCCTTGCGCACCTCGAACACCGCCGTCCGCGCGAAGTCTCCCGCCTGGCCCGGCCCGACCGGCAGTCGGCAGAGACCGTGCAGGTCATCGACTTCGAGACCGACTTCGCCAAGCTGCTCGCCGCGGCGTCGACCACCCGTGACCGACTGCTGCTGTCGGCGCAGTACGACCTGGGCCTGCGGGTAGGCCAAGCGCTCGGCCTGCGCCACGGCGACTTGAACCCGATGCGCAGGCAGGTGATGATCCGCCGGCGTGACGACAACGCCAACGGGGCGCTATCAAAGCAGAAGACCCAATTCATCGTCGAGGCTCCGCGGCGGTTCTTCGACCTGTATGCCGCGTACCTGCTCGGTGAGATCGCCCACGTCGACAGCGATTACGTGTTCGTCAACCTCTCACGCCCACCCGTCGGTGGTCCGATGACCTACTCCAACGCCTACCAGCTCATCGAACGGATCGGCGCCGCCGCCGGGATCGACGACCTCAACCCGCACATGCTCCGCCACACCCACGCCACCGCCCTGGCCAAAGCCGGATGGACCGCGGCCGAGATCGCTGCCCGCCTCGGCCAATCCCATTCGGCCAGCGCCGACGTCTACATTCACCTCGCCAGCGACGACCTCGCCGAAAAGCTCCGCACCACCGAGCATCTGGTCTGGCGAGAACCGCAGCAGTACCGACTGAAGGGAGACGGCGATGGCGCGCGGTAA
- a CDS encoding C40 family peptidase, whose translation MTGRSTRRGTMRAALGAAAAVIGIVAAPAVAQAAPAPAPQAPVGQAARIAGPDRSSVVQAALTRVGMPYSYGAAGPSSFDCSGLVSWAMNQAGVSVPRSSYSLMSAGTPVSQAELRPGDVVITNGGGHAALYVGNGQVVEAVTSGVPVRVAGIRGFVTARRY comes from the coding sequence ATGACCGGCCGCAGCACCCGCCGCGGCACGATGCGCGCGGCCCTCGGTGCCGCAGCCGCCGTGATCGGAATCGTCGCCGCACCCGCCGTGGCGCAGGCCGCCCCCGCGCCCGCCCCGCAGGCACCCGTCGGGCAGGCCGCTCGGATCGCCGGGCCGGACCGCTCGTCGGTCGTCCAGGCCGCGCTCACCCGCGTCGGCATGCCGTACTCCTACGGCGCCGCCGGACCCAGCTCCTTCGACTGCTCGGGCCTCGTCTCCTGGGCCATGAACCAGGCCGGCGTCAGCGTGCCGCGCAGCAGCTACTCGCTGATGAGCGCCGGCACTCCCGTCTCGCAGGCGGAGCTCCGCCCCGGCGACGTGGTGATCACCAACGGCGGCGGCCACGCCGCGCTGTACGTCGGCAACGGCCAGGTGGTCGAGGCCGTGACCTCCGGCGTGCCCGTGCGCGTGGCCGGCATCCGCGGCTTCGTCACGGCCCGCCGCTACTGA
- a CDS encoding CbtB domain-containing protein: protein MANASTTAHAGDLSLHVSRRAIWLSATLILAVLAYYFIGIDQGAVSVFGNDMHVHEFFHDARHFLGFPCH, encoded by the coding sequence ATGGCGAACGCATCCACCACCGCACACGCCGGGGACCTCTCCCTGCACGTCTCCCGCAGGGCCATCTGGCTCAGCGCCACCCTGATCCTGGCCGTGCTGGCCTACTACTTCATCGGCATCGACCAGGGCGCCGTGTCGGTGTTCGGGAACGACATGCACGTGCACGAGTTCTTCCACGACGCCCGGCACTTCCTGGGCTTCCCCTGCCACTGA